In a genomic window of Borrelia maritima:
- the gap gene encoding type I glyceraldehyde-3-phosphate dehydrogenase, with the protein MKLAINGFGRIGRNVFKIAFERGIDVVAINDLTDPKTLAHLLKYDSTFGVYNKKVESRDGAIVVDGREIKIIAERDPKNLPWAKLGIDVVIESTGVFSSATSDKGGYLDHVNHAGAKKVILTVPAKDEIKTIVLGVNDHDVNSDLKAVSNASCTTNCLAPLAKVLHESFGIEQGLMTTVHAYTNDQRILDLPHSDLRRARAGALSIIPTSTGAAKAVGLVLPELKGKLNGTSMRVPVPTGSIVDLTVQLKKKDVTKEEINSVLKKASETPELKGILGYTEDPIVSSDIKGNSHSSIVDGLETMVLENGFAKVLSWYDNEFGYSTRVVDLAQKLVK; encoded by the coding sequence ATGAAATTGGCTATTAATGGTTTTGGTCGTATTGGTAGAAATGTTTTTAAGATTGCTTTTGAAAGAGGAATTGATGTTGTTGCAATAAATGATTTAACAGATCCTAAAACTCTTGCACATCTTTTAAAGTATGATTCGACCTTTGGAGTATATAATAAAAAAGTTGAGTCAAGAGATGGCGCTATTGTTGTGGATGGAAGAGAAATAAAAATTATTGCTGAGAGAGATCCTAAAAATCTTCCTTGGGCAAAGCTTGGAATTGATGTTGTAATTGAGTCAACAGGTGTTTTTTCATCAGCAACTAGTGATAAGGGGGGGTATCTTGATCACGTAAATCATGCTGGTGCTAAAAAAGTTATTTTAACAGTTCCTGCTAAGGATGAGATTAAAACAATAGTTCTTGGTGTAAATGATCACGATGTTAATTCTGATTTAAAGGCTGTTTCAAATGCTTCATGTACAACCAATTGCTTGGCTCCTCTTGCAAAAGTACTTCATGAATCATTTGGAATTGAACAAGGACTTATGACAACTGTTCATGCTTATACTAATGATCAAAGAATTTTGGATCTTCCTCATTCTGATCTTAGAAGAGCAAGAGCTGGTGCGCTTTCTATTATTCCAACTTCAACTGGCGCTGCAAAAGCGGTTGGACTTGTTTTGCCTGAACTTAAGGGAAAGTTAAATGGGACTTCAATGAGAGTGCCCGTGCCAACAGGCTCAATTGTTGATCTTACAGTTCAACTTAAGAAAAAAGATGTTACAAAAGAGGAAATTAATTCTGTTCTCAAAAAGGCATCAGAAACACCCGAGCTTAAAGGTATTTTAGGGTATACAGAAGATCCAATTGTATCTTCAGATATAAAAGGGAATTCTCATTCTTCTATTGTTGATGGTCTTGAGACAATGGTTCTTGAAAATGGATTTGCAAAGGTGTTGTCATGGTATGACAACGAGTTTGGGTATTCTACCAGAGTAGTTGATCTTGCTCAAAAATTGGTAAAATAA